The following proteins come from a genomic window of Phycisphaeraceae bacterium:
- a CDS encoding molybdenum cofactor biosynthesis protein MoaB, whose product MSTQEHREKAKGQSATCAILTISDTRNQATDEGGKTIRAALEASGHAIGEYAIVKDEPSQIDTQLRAWLARTEIHAILCTGGTGIARRDTTIEVVERLIDKKLDGFGELFRMLSWEQVGAAAMLSRAIGGLAGETLIFAMPGSTKAVRLAMEKLIAPELSHLVWERKR is encoded by the coding sequence ATGTCCACCCAGGAACACCGCGAAAAAGCCAAAGGCCAGTCCGCTACCTGCGCAATCCTCACGATCAGCGACACACGGAACCAAGCAACCGACGAGGGCGGCAAGACGATCCGTGCTGCGCTCGAGGCATCGGGTCATGCGATCGGGGAATACGCCATCGTCAAAGACGAACCCTCTCAAATCGACACGCAACTCCGGGCATGGCTTGCCAGGACGGAAATCCATGCGATCCTCTGCACGGGTGGAACCGGCATCGCCAGACGAGATACGACCATCGAAGTGGTCGAACGACTGATCGACAAAAAACTGGACGGCTTCGGCGAGTTGTTTCGCATGCTCAGTTGGGAGCAGGTGGGCGCAGCGGCCATGCTCAGCCGGGCAATCGGCGGGCTGGCGGGTGAGACCTTGATCTTTGCGATGCCCGGATCGACCAAAGCTGTGCGGCTCGCCATGGAAAAGCTCATCGCCCCCGAACTGTCACACCTGGTCTGGGAACGCAAGCGGTAA
- a CDS encoding co-chaperone GroES yields MNESVKPTKTLETVEPIGKRVLLRKDEDKKQTKSGIHLPDKIEIPTLTGRIVAVSAEISQDSNYPVAQYDRVLFSPKDAIPVDFEGDNRLFVVPIENIVAVFRKQK; encoded by the coding sequence ATGAATGAATCAGTCAAGCCAACCAAAACTCTCGAAACCGTCGAGCCTATCGGCAAACGGGTACTCCTGCGCAAAGATGAGGATAAAAAGCAGACAAAGTCCGGCATCCACCTGCCTGACAAGATCGAGATTCCCACGCTGACGGGCAGGATCGTCGCAGTGTCAGCCGAGATTTCACAGGACTCAAACTATCCCGTCGCCCAATACGACCGTGTGCTCTTTTCGCCCAAAGATGCCATCCCCGTCGATTTCGAGGGTGACAACCGCTTGTTCGTCGTTCCCATCGAAAACATCGTGGCTGTGTTCCGAAAGCAGAAGTAA
- the aroA gene encoding 3-phosphoshikimate 1-carboxyvinyltransferase, with translation MKSLSIEPITRFRATVRPPGSKSLTNRVLLLAALAEGESILRGPLLADDSRRMLDALERLGFAPQHVEEEDRIVIRGRGGSIPARTAELNLGNAGTAYRFLTAACCLGTSRDATRREGQYILDGIERMRQRPIGQLVDPLRSIGGDVEYLGQSGFPPLRVKGSALRNADLLMAPTLSSQYLSALLQIGPYCENGLTLRFNGPVTSRPYVEMTLATMERFGGQVEVDPNFTRIHVKPGTYRGTEYDIEPDASNASYFLAAAAVIPGSRCTIEGLGKGSVQGDVGFADVLQQMGAGMLYGRDFITVIGPPEGEALRGIDIDLNHMPDMAQTLAAVALFARGPTTIRNIGNLRVKETDRLAALQNELTKLGASVDVEGDDLYIEPPDGPLKPGAIDTYNDHRMAMSFAVVGLRSRGVVINDPACVEKTFPEFFEYLDLLRKHPA, from the coding sequence GTGAAATCGCTTTCCATTGAACCCATCACCCGGTTTCGCGCTACGGTTCGGCCGCCGGGATCAAAGAGTCTGACCAACCGTGTGCTGCTGCTGGCTGCGCTGGCGGAAGGGGAATCGATTTTGCGCGGGCCGTTGTTGGCGGATGACTCCCGCCGCATGCTTGATGCGTTGGAGCGGCTTGGTTTTGCCCCGCAGCATGTCGAGGAGGAAGACCGCATCGTCATTCGTGGCCGAGGCGGTTCCATTCCCGCCCGAACCGCGGAATTAAACCTCGGTAACGCAGGCACAGCGTATCGCTTCCTCACCGCCGCTTGTTGTCTGGGGACCAGCCGTGACGCCACCCGACGGGAAGGTCAATACATTCTCGACGGCATCGAACGCATGAGACAGCGACCAATCGGTCAACTCGTAGATCCGCTGCGCAGCATCGGCGGCGACGTGGAATATCTCGGACAGTCCGGCTTTCCTCCGCTGCGTGTCAAAGGCTCAGCCCTGCGCAATGCGGACCTGCTCATGGCTCCGACGCTTTCGAGCCAGTACCTCTCGGCTCTCCTCCAGATTGGTCCGTATTGTGAAAACGGCCTGACGCTGCGTTTCAACGGCCCCGTGACCAGTCGGCCTTACGTAGAGATGACGCTGGCAACCATGGAGCGATTCGGCGGACAAGTCGAAGTCGATCCGAACTTCACTCGCATCCATGTCAAGCCAGGAACCTATCGCGGTACGGAGTACGACATCGAGCCTGATGCGTCGAATGCCAGCTATTTCCTCGCCGCAGCCGCCGTGATTCCCGGCAGTCGATGCACGATCGAAGGACTGGGCAAGGGAAGCGTGCAGGGTGATGTAGGGTTTGCCGACGTTCTTCAGCAGATGGGTGCGGGGATGTTGTACGGCCGAGATTTCATTACCGTCATCGGCCCGCCGGAAGGCGAGGCTCTGCGCGGTATCGACATTGATCTCAACCACATGCCTGACATGGCGCAGACACTCGCGGCGGTGGCACTGTTTGCTCGTGGTCCGACGACAATCCGAAATATCGGCAATCTCCGCGTCAAGGAAACCGACCGGCTCGCAGCTTTGCAAAATGAGCTGACCAAACTCGGTGCCTCGGTGGATGTCGAAGGAGATGATCTCTATATCGAGCCTCCCGACGGCCCGTTGAAGCCGGGGGCGATCGACACCTATAACGATCACCGCATGGCTATGAGTTTCGCCGTCGTCGGCTTGCGGTCACGCGGCGTCGTCATCAATGATCCCGCCTGCGTCGAGAAGACGTTCCCGGAGTTTTTCGAGTATCTTGACCTCTTGCGCAAACACCCCGCATGA
- a CDS encoding ABC transporter ATP-binding protein, giving the protein MRDPFWKSTKVLLGYKPQLGVALGGALLSAACFGAGLGMVLPMVYFFLGEGYSLPRLLEKYANKPNAIGPLRDAALVLAQIVPDDRFQGFLIVLMIIGLLTVIGSIGRYIHEFSIVTIVGRVSLVWRGRMFRRLIHSPTTEVLRTGTADHISRINNDVYILSAGYLALLDKTASAILNGFFAILVALILNWQLTLVGLVVAPPIGILMRKLGKRIRRASKRAMLQRAHMVRAVKEALGGLMVVKVHSAEGYERRRFRQVNRALYNEEIRMRQAKALAGPAVDTLSIIGMILAASVAAWVVFRHNFEPQVLITVLALLAAGAGSLKPLAGLNNQLNESAAAAERIFNVVNLPVEPTGVDADKSLPLLPRHQQSVVFEDIHFRYPGQTRDALNGVSLTIPYGRIVAIVGANGSGKTTLLNLLPRLFEPTSGRILIDGQDIAKTDLRSLRQQMALVTQQTVLFEGTIADNIAYGRRFESNERIISAARTAHAEEFILSKPQGYQTVLGEDGSGLSGGQRQRLSIARAALRDPTILILDEATSQIDADSEAKINQAIRNLHRGRTIFIIAHRLSTVVDADMIVVMADGKVVDQGRHAELLQRCSTYQVMIQTQLQPIATA; this is encoded by the coding sequence ATGCGTGACCCCTTCTGGAAAAGCACCAAAGTTCTGCTGGGGTACAAGCCGCAGCTAGGCGTGGCACTGGGCGGCGCGTTGCTGTCGGCGGCGTGTTTCGGCGCGGGGCTAGGCATGGTGCTGCCGATGGTTTACTTTTTCCTCGGCGAGGGTTATTCCCTTCCGAGACTCCTCGAAAAATACGCCAACAAGCCCAACGCCATCGGCCCGTTGCGTGACGCGGCACTTGTACTGGCGCAAATCGTCCCCGACGACCGCTTCCAGGGGTTTCTGATCGTTCTCATGATCATTGGTTTGCTCACCGTGATCGGCAGTATCGGGCGATATATCCACGAGTTCAGCATCGTCACCATCGTCGGCCGCGTGTCGCTGGTATGGCGCGGCCGCATGTTCCGTCGGCTCATCCACAGCCCGACCACGGAAGTGCTCCGCACGGGGACTGCGGACCACATTTCACGGATCAACAACGACGTTTACATCCTCAGTGCGGGCTATCTCGCGCTGCTGGACAAAACGGCATCGGCGATCCTCAACGGCTTTTTCGCGATCCTCGTGGCGCTGATCCTCAACTGGCAGTTGACTCTGGTGGGGTTGGTGGTAGCTCCTCCTATCGGCATCCTGATGCGCAAGCTGGGCAAGCGCATCCGCCGTGCTTCTAAGCGGGCGATGCTCCAGCGTGCCCACATGGTCCGCGCGGTGAAGGAGGCTTTAGGCGGGCTGATGGTGGTGAAGGTGCATAGTGCGGAGGGCTATGAACGACGCAGGTTTCGCCAGGTGAATCGCGCGCTGTACAACGAGGAAATCAGGATGCGTCAGGCAAAGGCTCTCGCCGGCCCGGCTGTGGATACGCTCTCGATCATCGGCATGATTCTCGCGGCCAGCGTCGCAGCGTGGGTTGTTTTCCGGCATAACTTCGAACCGCAGGTGCTCATCACCGTGCTGGCGTTACTCGCGGCCGGCGCAGGCAGCCTCAAACCGCTTGCGGGCCTCAACAATCAACTCAACGAATCGGCTGCAGCTGCTGAGCGCATTTTCAACGTGGTCAATCTCCCGGTCGAGCCTACCGGCGTTGATGCTGATAAATCTCTACCTCTGCTGCCCCGTCACCAGCAGAGCGTCGTTTTTGAAGACATCCACTTCCGTTATCCCGGTCAGACACGTGATGCACTCAACGGTGTGAGTCTGACCATCCCCTATGGCCGGATCGTCGCCATCGTCGGGGCCAACGGTTCAGGTAAAACGACGCTGCTGAATCTTCTGCCTCGTCTCTTTGAACCCACCTCAGGGCGGATACTCATTGACGGCCAGGACATTGCCAAGACCGATCTCCGCAGCCTTCGTCAGCAGATGGCTCTGGTGACGCAGCAGACCGTGCTTTTCGAGGGCACGATCGCAGACAACATCGCCTATGGCCGCCGGTTTGAATCAAATGAGCGGATCATCTCCGCTGCTCGCACCGCTCATGCGGAGGAGTTCATTCTCAGCAAGCCGCAGGGATATCAGACCGTGCTGGGTGAAGACGGCAGCGGTTTGTCAGGCGGGCAACGACAGCGGCTAAGCATCGCCCGTGCTGCGCTGCGCGATCCGACCATTCTGATTCTCGACGAAGCCACCAGCCAGATCGACGCTGACTCAGAGGCCAAGATCAACCAGGCGATACGCAATCTGCATCGTGGACGAACTATTTTTATCATCGCCCACCGCCTCAGCACGGTCGTGGACGCGGACATGATTGTGGTCATGGCCGATGGCAAAGTTGTGGATCAGGGCCGCCACGCGGAACTCCTGCAACGATGCAGTACTTATCAGGTGATGATCCAGACGCAGTTACAACCCATCGCCACGGCGTAG
- a CDS encoding MBL fold metallo-hydrolase produces MSAGAESQLGLFTQDMAEPFPEVVLRSVSKSLTQTRPRDTRLSLCVLGSGSGGNSAVLRMEDQLILIDAGFGPLTTTRRLIQAKVSLDAVRALCLTHLDRDHFRPNWIPTLIGWRIKVYLHRWHAEEWAQIPGSDEMRKAGLLETFSDESFEPIPGLAVSPIRLAHDTKGTSGFHIASSSGSLGYATDLGHVPGELLERFTGVDLLAIESNYDPPMQLHSNRPLFLKRRIMGQAGHLSNQQCYEAVRELVRRCPRGVTPRHIVLLHRSQQCNCPEIVKQVFAQDERVAARVTLSEQRRRTRWFTVAGDSPSSRSGQMHLTY; encoded by the coding sequence ATGTCGGCAGGCGCCGAATCACAGCTTGGGCTTTTCACGCAGGACATGGCCGAACCATTCCCGGAGGTGGTTTTGCGCTCTGTCTCGAAGTCGTTGACGCAGACACGGCCACGCGACACGCGCTTGTCTCTCTGCGTTCTGGGCAGCGGGTCGGGTGGAAACAGTGCCGTTTTGCGGATGGAGGATCAGTTGATCCTCATCGATGCGGGCTTCGGGCCGCTGACCACCACACGCCGACTCATTCAGGCGAAAGTGAGTCTGGATGCGGTTCGCGCTCTCTGTCTGACGCATCTCGACCGTGACCACTTTCGACCTAACTGGATACCAACGCTCATCGGATGGCGGATCAAGGTCTATCTGCACCGCTGGCACGCGGAGGAGTGGGCACAAATCCCCGGCAGCGATGAAATGCGCAAGGCTGGACTTCTTGAGACCTTCAGCGACGAATCATTCGAGCCGATTCCCGGTCTGGCCGTCTCGCCGATCCGGCTGGCGCACGACACCAAAGGCACCAGCGGCTTCCATATCGCTTCATCATCGGGATCACTGGGCTACGCTACGGACCTTGGGCATGTTCCCGGTGAATTACTGGAACGCTTCACGGGTGTGGATCTGCTGGCTATTGAGAGTAACTACGACCCTCCGATGCAGCTCCACAGCAATCGTCCGTTATTTCTCAAACGTCGGATCATGGGACAGGCCGGCCATCTATCCAATCAACAGTGCTATGAAGCGGTCCGCGAACTGGTACGCCGTTGTCCGCGAGGAGTCACACCTCGACATATCGTGCTGCTGCACCGCAGTCAGCAATGCAACTGCCCGGAGATTGTGAAGCAGGTGTTCGCGCAGGATGAACGGGTCGCGGCGCGAGTGACGCTATCCGAGCAGCGACGACGAACACGCTGGTTCACGGTTGCGGGTGATTCGCCGTCGTCACGCAGCGGACAGATGCACCTGACGTATTAA
- a CDS encoding OmpH family outer membrane protein gives MLRITISSLLLIALCGLTACGGNEGSAHAEPGRVAVLNILKVSDSIGRGKIMQAAMNSANQEITAKLQAMAQEFGRQMEAERAKVSTADDMQRLQHLDTQLQQRLQQEMANGRSRMAALSQTLTAQLRADVRPFAKRIAEEHGMTLVMEGNEGMMYIADDCEITDEVIKAMREAGFTEKGSPESAGGTASIPKTHPAPATHPTSTP, from the coding sequence ATGCTGCGCATCACCATCTCATCCCTTCTGCTCATCGCCCTCTGCGGCCTGACCGCATGCGGAGGTAATGAAGGTTCCGCCCATGCCGAACCCGGTCGAGTGGCGGTGCTGAACATCCTCAAAGTATCTGACTCGATTGGTCGCGGAAAAATCATGCAGGCAGCGATGAACAGCGCCAATCAGGAAATTACCGCCAAGCTCCAGGCGATGGCACAGGAATTTGGCCGACAAATGGAGGCTGAACGTGCCAAAGTCAGCACTGCTGACGACATGCAGCGACTTCAACATCTGGATACACAACTTCAGCAGCGGCTTCAACAGGAAATGGCTAACGGCCGGAGCAGAATGGCCGCCCTGAGCCAGACCCTCACCGCACAGCTCCGCGCGGATGTTCGGCCCTTCGCCAAACGCATCGCGGAGGAACACGGCATGACCCTCGTCATGGAAGGGAATGAAGGCATGATGTACATCGCAGACGACTGCGAAATCACGGATGAAGTCATCAAAGCAATGCGGGAGGCGGGCTTTACCGAAAAAGGCAGCCCGGAATCGGCCGGGGGAACGGCCTCCATACCTAAGACACATCCAGCACCTGCAACGCACCCTACATCCACACCCTGA
- the lpxD gene encoding UDP-3-O-(3-hydroxymyristoyl)glucosamine N-acyltransferase — translation MPTTLTELAKQIGAAVRGDGSLSVRSCAGLEDAGPDEVSFLSNRKYVKLLSASKAGAIIVSAADADQAGERTLLVADDPYFAFRQAVVALHGYRQHPAPGISPQAYIDSTAQVGELCTIRPFAYIAPRARIGNRCVIYPHCYIGKDAVVGDDSVLYPNVTIYDKCELGNRVTLHAGCVIGQDGFGYATHKDARGEVVHHKIPQVGNVVLEDDVEMGAGCTIDRATVGSTRIGRGTKFSDLVAIGHGTSVGRHNLFVAQVGLAGSTQTGDYVVMGGQVGVAGHLKIGAMTKLAAQSGVMTDLEGGQEYGGSPAIKLGEAKRQALAAMRLPEMQQELRKLQKRIAALEEQLNKRSAT, via the coding sequence ATGCCGACGACCTTGACAGAACTTGCGAAGCAGATCGGTGCCGCCGTTCGAGGTGATGGCTCTCTTTCCGTCCGGAGTTGTGCCGGCCTGGAAGACGCCGGACCTGATGAGGTGAGCTTTCTCTCAAATCGCAAATATGTGAAGCTGCTCAGTGCCAGCAAAGCCGGAGCGATCATCGTCTCCGCCGCAGATGCCGATCAAGCCGGTGAACGTACGCTGCTCGTGGCGGATGATCCCTACTTTGCTTTTCGACAGGCGGTTGTAGCTCTGCATGGCTACCGACAGCATCCCGCCCCGGGGATCAGTCCGCAGGCTTACATCGACTCGACGGCGCAGGTCGGCGAGCTTTGCACAATCAGGCCGTTCGCTTACATCGCCCCGCGCGCTCGCATCGGTAATCGCTGTGTGATCTATCCTCACTGCTACATCGGCAAGGATGCGGTTGTCGGCGATGACTCCGTGCTTTATCCAAACGTCACCATCTACGACAAGTGCGAGCTGGGAAACCGTGTCACTCTGCATGCCGGCTGCGTCATCGGACAGGATGGCTTCGGCTACGCGACACACAAGGATGCACGGGGTGAAGTCGTTCATCACAAGATCCCGCAGGTGGGAAATGTGGTGCTCGAAGATGACGTGGAGATGGGGGCTGGATGTACGATCGATCGCGCGACGGTCGGATCGACCCGGATCGGTCGCGGCACCAAGTTCAGCGACCTGGTCGCCATCGGCCATGGCACGAGTGTGGGACGGCATAATCTGTTCGTCGCGCAAGTCGGCCTCGCGGGTTCCACGCAAACGGGCGATTATGTCGTGATGGGCGGGCAGGTCGGCGTCGCGGGACACCTCAAAATCGGCGCGATGACCAAACTCGCTGCTCAATCCGGTGTGATGACGGATCTTGAGGGCGGACAGGAATACGGCGGGTCGCCGGCGATCAAGCTCGGCGAGGCCAAACGTCAGGCACTCGCCGCGATGCGCCTGCCGGAGATGCAGCAGGAACTCCGCAAACTTCAGAAGCGTATCGCTGCATTGGAAGAGCAACTCAACAAGCGCTCCGCGACCTGA